In Rhodothermales bacterium, the genomic stretch TCGTCACCCTCTTCGTTTCCGAGGCCGTAGTCCATGACCTGACCGAACCAGAGACCGACATCCTCAATCGGCGGGTTCGCGACATAGTCGTATTCGCTCACGTTCGTAATCCGGTACAGCAGAAACATGGCGTCTTCCGCCAGCACATTGGCCCACTGGAAAATCCGAACGCCGGTCTGCATTCCGAGTCCACCGACGGTCGAGTCGGTGGGACTTGCATAGAAGACACCCCACTGGCTCAGCGGCTGGCCGCTACCCGGCGAGACCTGATACTCCTTGTCGGAGAAATCATCCATCACGTAGTAGCTCTCGAGGTCGGCGTTGAAAACGCCTCGACCGAAGAAGCCATTCCATTGCCCTGCCCAGCCCGGATCGTCAGGATTGCCCAGCCGGTCTGGCCAGAACTCGGGCCACGAGGCCTGATCATCACTTAGAGCCGGGGTTGGCTCCAGCTGGCCGAGGTTGTTGATCCGTCTGGGATTGTTGAAACCGGGTAACGGCAGCCATCCCCACAGCTCACCGCTTGGGCCCGTCTTCTTTCCGAAATCCCGATACGTGAGAATCACCGGATTTACCATGGTATCCGGCTTTCCCTCGTAGAACGACCATTTGGCTCTCTCCCCGGGTACCCTACCCGACACCAGGACGCCCACTCCGTCGACGTGGCGCCCACCGACGCCCCTGGGCCATATACCCCACGGGTTGTCGTTCCATCGAGACAATTCTCCGTGGTTACGGAAGTTAGTCTCGATAAGATTGCCGTCGAGAATTCCGCGCGCGATCTCGCTTTCGTCGCCGCGGTACTCGGGCGGTACCTGCGACGAGGATCCGTTCTGCGCGTGAAGATCGAATGGCACCACCAGTGCAAGTACTACCAGTACCAGAAGCCATTTTGGAGACGTTCTCATGTGTATCTCAGAGCCGTAAGCCATAGGAATAACCGCCTCAAATTCTGACGCTGAGCCCGAGGCTCACTCGACGCGGGCCACCGAACCATCCCTGGTTGAAGTACCATTCGTCGAGACTGTTTACACCACCCACCGGGATCGTTCGCGCCCTGTCCAACTCTTTCTCCAGCGATTCGTCAGCGCGGCCACTGGATGAGTAGACCGCGTACTCAGGCCGTGTGTCGAAGAGATTCTCAATCTGCAGAAACAGCTGCATGTCCTGCTTGATCATCTTCGGTTTGTAGTACACGCGCAGGTCGGAAAAGAACTGCAGCGGACGGTCCGCATTGTTTACTTGCGTGGACCTGACAAAATTCCTCGTCGTGGTGTAAGGTTCACCACTGCGCATCCGGCCAACAAAGGTCAGGCTGAATCCTTCGTAGGGTACCAGCGTCGCTGTCCCGTTGAGCACGTGTCGGCGGTCCCAGTTGAGGCGCTCAAGTGAGAGGATTTTTTCCAGGCCCGCAATTTCCCGCTCGAAGGCGAGACCCGGATCGCTCGCGGTGCCTTCGGCGAACTGAAGGGTGTAGTCCAGCGTCCAGCTGAGCAGAGAGCCTGGACGTTGGTAGAGCGAGAACGTCAGACCGCGAATCGTCCCATAGTCGGTGTTGATCCAGCGTATGGCGTAGTCGCCTCGTGGTGTGCGCTCGATCTCCTGGCCCGTCAGGTTTCGGACGTCTTTCGCAAACAGGGTGAGCTCGAGTCCGATATCTTCCGTGAGACCTTGCTGCAGACCGACTTCGAACGCGAGTGTTCGTTCAGGATCAAGTCCGGCGTTGCCAAACTGCACAGAACTTGCGGCCGGGTTTACCTCATACTCCGGGTTCGTGTAGAGCAGGTTAAGGCGCGGCGTCTGGAAGAAGAGACCCGCCGAGAACCGCATCACACCGGTCGAAGAGATCGGAAACGCGATGCCAATTCGCGGACTCAGCTGAAGCTGAATGTCAGCCGGTGTCCGGTTTGAGATTGAATCCGTGGGGACCAGAGGGTTGATAATTCGTTCCTTGTCAGCCTGGGCCCAATCGTTTGGAAGATCATAGTCCGGATCGAAGAGATCGAACCGGAGGCCCGCGTTCACGATCAGCCCTTCGAACTCCATCTTGTCCTGGACATACGCCGAGAACTCGATCGGATTGGCCTCGAGAATTGTCCTGCTGTATTGCGAGGGAGAGATCTGAGCCGTGAATTGGGTCCGGGCCGACTTCTCGATTCCGTAGCCCAAATTGCGAAGGGAGTGGAGACGAGCCTGGACACCGGCTTTCATGAGGTGGATTCGATTCACCTGGCTGCTGAAGTCCGCCAGCATCGTGTGCGTGGTCGTCGTTTCGTCGCCGGAGCCCAGATAGTTACCGCCCACACTGAAGGCGTTGGAACCTACAAGGCTGCTCAGACGAGGCGTCTGGTACCTGCTGTCGAGCTTGCAGCGTTGCAGATTTTCGTTAGTCAGATCATCTGACGTCAACCCTATGCAATAGTCGAGATCGTAGCCGTCCGGGAGATCAAAGCGGCGGCTCTCGAAATTGTCTTTTAGATAACTGTACGAGACGTTTCCGTACGACTTATTGCCAACTGTATATCGAAGCCCCACAATGTGTGTCTGGCTAAAGACGTAATTATTGTTGACGCCTTCCGGCACGTACTTGAAATACTGGTCGTACGGCTTGGAACTCCCGTCTTGAAGAAACAGGTTGTAGTCTAGGTTGAAGGTGCGACTTATTCTGACATTTGCCGTGAGGTTCAGCGACAGGCGCTCGCCGGCGCCCATAGGTATAATCTCGCCGTCTCCGGTAGATTCTATGATCCACTGGTCTGTTCGAGACTGCGTGAGTCCCGCCGACGAATCCGACGGTGAAAAGAGATCGCGCCCAAAGAGATATCCCTTGTCATCAAGGTATCGTAGCGATGCCTGCATGCCGAGTCGATCCTTGATGACGGGGCCGCCGACCGAGAACTGGATGTCTTTAAAGTGGTCCAGACCAGCGGCATCAAAGAACTTCACTTGCTCCGACGAGAAGTCGGACGGAAGCAGGCCGTTGCCGGGAGCGACTGACCGGTTCGTAAATTCGAGTGACTTTGAGCTCGCGAGCGTGCCGATGTAGCCAAGGAATGACGCCGACCACTTATCGGCGACATCCTTTGTCACGATGTTGACGACGCCGGAGAGTGCCTGCCCGTATTCGGCGTTGAACACGCCGCTGATCACCTCCAGACTGGCCACCATGTTTTGCTCAACGTCGAACGCAGCCTGGTTGTTGAATGCGTTGTTGATGGGTACGCCGTTGACGAGGTATGCGACCTCCCCTGAACGTCCACCTCTGAAGCGCCCGTCCACGACGCCGGCCTGAAGGTCGATCGCCTGACCAATAGACGTCACCGGGAGTGCCGCCAGTTGTTCGCCGTCAACGACCGCCGTAGTTGTCGTACGGTCGACCTGGACGATGCCCCGCTCCGCGGTAACAATGACCTCTTCTCCCTCGAAGATCTCCTCGCGAAGCTCGAAGTCGATACGCGTCGTCTTGTCCACGATCACCTGGACGTTCTCGACGACCTCGATCCGGAAGCCGATGAAAGAGCATCGGATCGTGTATGTCCCGGGCTTCACGTTCACGATCGTGTAGTACCCGTCCAGATCGGTAGCCGAGCCCTGGGTTGTCCCCTCGATGAGCACGTTTACGCCCGGGAGCGGATCGCCGGTGGCGGCGTCAGTCACTCGCCCCGCGATTTTGCCCGTGATGTCCGGGAGTGATGAGGGTTCTGCCGCTGAGGCTGCTGATGCTGAGGCTGTAGTAAGCGACAGCAGAAGTGCCAGTACAGTACATAGCCGCGTCATGGGAACGCACGCTCTAGTGAATACCACAGTACGAAAAAGCTGCCATCAGGCGACTCCGTAGTCAAGCCCGTCGTTGAGTGGAATCGGACCAGATTCGCTTCAACGATTCAAAGCGTATCAAGAAGAAAGCGTATCAAGAAGAAGGGGTGCGGCAGCTTTCGCCACCGCACCCTTTCTCACTCGACTACTTGACGAGGATCATCGTCCTGGTTTCAACGAACGACGTTCCGGCGCTGAGTCGGTACACATACATGCCCGATGCGAGTTTCTCCGCATCGAACGCTGCGCGGTACCTGCCGGCGCCCATCTGCTGATTGTTGATGAGCGTCTGGACTTCACGGCCAAGCACGTCGTAGACCGTGAGGGAGACATTCTCAGCCGAAGCCAGCGCGAATCGGATGGTCGTTGCCGGGTTGAACGGGTTCGGATAGTTCTGCTCCAGCGCGAACTCGATCGGAACCTCGCCACCCTCCTCATCGATCGCGGTTGCCAGATCGCGACCTGCAACGGCCGTAACCGTCCACATCAGCGGATTGGCCCACGCGCCACCGGCGGCGTTTGGCTTGATGCTCCACTGCATCTGAGATTCACGCGACCCGCCTTCATCCTGATCATTCAGCATCAAGTTGAACGGAACGATCTTGATCTCATCCATTGCCGGCGGCTGGAAGATCGCGTCAGGCGTTAGTGGCGGCTGCGGAGCCGGGTCGATGATCGACTCGAACGGCATGACTGCCAACACCTTCCATCCAACGACATTGGTTCCGTCGGTCATGAAGTCCCCGTTTACGGACGCGCCATTGACGATCGGAGCACCCTGGGGCTGGTGACTCGGGAATTCCCAGGTCAGGCCGTTCGGTCCCGGCTGCAGCGCCACAGCATCGTTCAGAATGCCACCTGCTCCATCGCTTGAAAGCGAGAACCGAAGCTGGTGGTCGGGCGTCGCTCCGCGCGACGTGGTTGCATCCTCGATGCTGGTGTGCGTCGAACCGAGCAACCAGGGTACCTCGTAGGAGCCCCAGTTCATCTCGATGCTGTCGAAGTTCCAGTCCGTTGAGCCACAGATGTTGCCACCGCACGACGCGGGGTCGTTCGCGTCCACCGTCGGCGGTGCGAGACTGACGACGTCATCCGTGACCTCTGCGTACATATAGAGCTCATTGATATCATTTGCCGCATCAAAATAGATGCCCAGCCATATGTTGGCAGAGTTGTCAACGTCGCCACCTGTCGGCAGCGGGGCATCCCCACCGCTGGAGTGGGAGGCATTCAACCCGAAGGGTGTGAAGTTCGCGAGAGCACCGGGAGCTACGTCACCATTCGATACGGCGGCAAAGAGAGCGTCACCCTCTGCAGAAGTCAGCATACCGATATATGGCGAAGTCGCTGCATTCGGGTTCGTGATCTCTGTTGCGCTTGCGCTCACATCCGGATTCTCCACACCGAACGCGCTCGTACTCGACACCGCGTAGTACAACGCACCGCCTGCGAACGACGGATGCGGAAACTCGACACGATGGCGATACTCGAACGTGTCCGCGTTGAACGGAACCGTGCCGAGCTTGACCACTTCACCAACCTTGCCGAGGCTCGTGATGGGCGCGTCACTCACATAGATGTTGTAGCCGCCAAACTCAGGGTTGTGCGTCCAGCTGACGACATTCTCAGC encodes the following:
- a CDS encoding TonB-dependent receptor, whose product is MTRLCTVLALLLSLTTASASAASAAEPSSLPDITGKIAGRVTDAATGDPLPGVNVLIEGTTQGSATDLDGYYTIVNVKPGTYTIRCSFIGFRIEVVENVQVIVDKTTRIDFELREEIFEGEEVIVTAERGIVQVDRTTTTAVVDGEQLAALPVTSIGQAIDLQAGVVDGRFRGGRSGEVAYLVNGVPINNAFNNQAAFDVEQNMVASLEVISGVFNAEYGQALSGVVNIVTKDVADKWSASFLGYIGTLASSKSLEFTNRSVAPGNGLLPSDFSSEQVKFFDAAGLDHFKDIQFSVGGPVIKDRLGMQASLRYLDDKGYLFGRDLFSPSDSSAGLTQSRTDQWIIESTGDGEIIPMGAGERLSLNLTANVRISRTFNLDYNLFLQDGSSKPYDQYFKYVPEGVNNNYVFSQTHIVGLRYTVGNKSYGNVSYSYLKDNFESRRFDLPDGYDLDYCIGLTSDDLTNENLQRCKLDSRYQTPRLSSLVGSNAFSVGGNYLGSGDETTTTHTMLADFSSQVNRIHLMKAGVQARLHSLRNLGYGIEKSARTQFTAQISPSQYSRTILEANPIEFSAYVQDKMEFEGLIVNAGLRFDLFDPDYDLPNDWAQADKERIINPLVPTDSISNRTPADIQLQLSPRIGIAFPISSTGVMRFSAGLFFQTPRLNLLYTNPEYEVNPAASSVQFGNAGLDPERTLAFEVGLQQGLTEDIGLELTLFAKDVRNLTGQEIERTPRGDYAIRWINTDYGTIRGLTFSLYQRPGSLLSWTLDYTLQFAEGTASDPGLAFEREIAGLEKILSLERLNWDRRHVLNGTATLVPYEGFSLTFVGRMRSGEPYTTTRNFVRSTQVNNADRPLQFFSDLRVYYKPKMIKQDMQLFLQIENLFDTRPEYAVYSSSGRADESLEKELDRARTIPVGGVNSLDEWYFNQGWFGGPRRVSLGLSVRI
- a CDS encoding T9SS type A sorting domain-containing protein; this encodes MTESVTSRLAVLACLIGVIGMTVSPAHAQQPPIGDEFFFFAEGSNVTIPDFGGQIVTDPTNSENSVAQFTYSNWAAPGWRWDGQDGVDMSANVGAAVGEGDTLYARIWASSDNIGKPNVGIVMYDATDESPEVWAEKDVEYRLLWFYPAWLMNNEWHDLAIPFPPSTIAALDSAKIGKNVDGTDLATPLDTLAQYWSYVGGWAGSVGQYVDPNGQQCNPNDATDCMVFKDFSWEHVRGLAQSFDNADGGGTVFIDDLYIGGPSTDISDAIGAPSAMGAIAVGADGAENVVSWTHNPEFGGYNIYVSDAPITSLGKVGEVVKLGTVPFNADTFEYRHRVEFPHPSFAGGALYYAVSSTSAFGVENPDVSASATEITNPNAATSPYIGMLTSAEGDALFAAVSNGDVAPGALANFTPFGLNASHSSGGDAPLPTGGDVDNSANIWLGIYFDAANDINELYMYAEVTDDVVSLAPPTVDANDPASCGGNICGSTDWNFDSIEMNWGSYEVPWLLGSTHTSIEDATTSRGATPDHQLRFSLSSDGAGGILNDAVALQPGPNGLTWEFPSHQPQGAPIVNGASVNGDFMTDGTNVVGWKVLAVMPFESIIDPAPQPPLTPDAIFQPPAMDEIKIVPFNLMLNDQDEGGSRESQMQWSIKPNAAGGAWANPLMWTVTAVAGRDLATAIDEEGGEVPIEFALEQNYPNPFNPATTIRFALASAENVSLTVYDVLGREVQTLINNQQMGAGRYRAAFDAEKLASGMYVYRLSAGTSFVETRTMILVK